One window of the Brevibacterium limosum genome contains the following:
- a CDS encoding M20/M25/M40 family metallo-hydrolase, with translation MITGSFSVFDPIVAEVTQLSAGEAVNVIPSTASIGASVRTLSAESTKRFPELATRLAESVAIAHGCTAELVWTEQYPVTVNDAAEAQFALETLTSEFGPVRVVEAPDPVMGSEDFSYVLEEVSGAFVFFFVSPASVDPETAATNHSAEVLFDDACLPDQVAALATLAWKRSQR, from the coding sequence ATGATCACCGGCTCATTCAGCGTCTTCGACCCGATCGTCGCCGAGGTAACGCAGCTCAGTGCCGGTGAGGCCGTGAACGTCATCCCATCGACCGCATCGATCGGTGCTTCGGTGCGAACGCTGTCGGCCGAATCGACGAAGAGGTTCCCCGAACTCGCGACCCGACTGGCTGAATCCGTGGCAATCGCTCACGGATGTACCGCCGAGCTGGTATGGACCGAACAGTACCCCGTGACGGTCAATGATGCCGCCGAAGCGCAGTTCGCCCTCGAGACTCTCACCTCGGAGTTCGGTCCCGTTCGTGTTGTCGAGGCGCCGGATCCCGTCATGGGATCCGAGGACTTCTCCTATGTCCTCGAAGAGGTGTCGGGAGCCTTCGTCTTCTTCTTCGTCAGCCCGGCCAGTGTCGACCCGGAGACCGCGGCAACGAACCATTCCGCGGAGGTACTCTTCGACGATGCCTGCCTGCCCGATCAGGTAGCTGCTCTGGCCACTCTTGCATGGAAACGTTCACAGCGGTAA
- a CDS encoding sodium:solute symporter family protein → MGIMRSWYWTYRKADPMVGIKSNLPVLKERRLMNLSAIDLIVVGLYFLVVLFIGFQTARRIKNADDFSVAGRRLIWPVVFSTLAATFLGGGATLGRAGESYEVGYAFMVAAIAFPVQTVITGWFVAPRLNSYTKSVTIGDVFDLHSGKAARLIVGVLGLLVTVGILGAQGLALGSIFQVVFGIDSTLGIVIGMGIVLVYSTAGGMWADVQTDVFQFVLLGLFLPVALLVGVFRAGGPTDLIERIPDTHLDFFGAYGFWEFAAIFVAFALGEALIPPYAQRALAAQNPLSARRGYARAGAFGLVFYFVSASLGIVALVFYPNIRPDDAIPTIIIDMLPLGIAGLVAASLVAVIMSTADSLLNSASVILSNDLVKGFIAPNISGRNLLWVERSSNFFIGFGALFFALNAETIVDALMLTYGLWGPTVVAPFVFAVMSKRRAPVAIVASMLTGATVAIVWTFVLGAPNDINAIIVALPVNIAVLACSYMFIDRPKNIQTEVGKVVTS, encoded by the coding sequence ATGGGGATCATGAGAAGTTGGTATTGGACTTATCGTAAAGCGGATCCGATGGTGGGTATCAAGTCGAATCTTCCAGTGTTGAAAGAAAGGCGACTAATGAACCTCTCTGCCATAGACCTGATCGTCGTCGGACTTTATTTTCTCGTCGTCCTCTTTATCGGGTTTCAGACGGCTCGACGCATCAAGAACGCAGATGACTTCTCCGTCGCGGGCCGTCGCCTGATCTGGCCGGTGGTCTTCTCGACCTTGGCTGCGACCTTCCTCGGCGGTGGAGCCACACTTGGACGCGCCGGTGAGTCCTATGAGGTCGGGTACGCATTTATGGTTGCCGCAATCGCTTTCCCAGTGCAGACAGTGATCACCGGCTGGTTCGTTGCACCGCGACTCAACAGCTATACGAAATCCGTCACGATCGGGGATGTGTTCGACCTGCATTCGGGAAAAGCTGCTCGGCTCATTGTCGGTGTTCTCGGACTCCTCGTCACTGTCGGCATCCTCGGCGCTCAGGGCCTGGCACTCGGGTCAATATTCCAGGTCGTCTTCGGTATTGATTCCACGTTGGGAATCGTCATTGGCATGGGAATCGTGCTCGTATACTCCACCGCCGGCGGAATGTGGGCCGATGTCCAGACCGATGTGTTCCAGTTCGTGCTCTTGGGACTGTTCCTCCCTGTGGCACTGCTCGTCGGTGTATTCCGCGCTGGCGGTCCGACTGATCTCATTGAAAGAATTCCTGACACCCACCTGGACTTCTTCGGGGCCTACGGGTTCTGGGAATTCGCAGCCATATTCGTTGCCTTTGCCCTGGGCGAAGCTCTCATCCCACCTTATGCACAGCGGGCACTGGCTGCGCAGAATCCACTCTCGGCCAGGAGGGGGTACGCACGTGCCGGAGCCTTTGGTCTGGTCTTCTACTTCGTCAGCGCCAGTCTCGGAATCGTCGCTCTTGTTTTCTACCCGAACATCAGACCCGATGATGCGATCCCGACGATCATCATCGACATGCTCCCGCTCGGCATCGCCGGACTGGTCGCTGCCTCGCTCGTGGCAGTCATTATGTCGACTGCCGATTCATTGCTCAACTCAGCGTCGGTGATCTTATCCAACGATCTAGTCAAAGGATTCATCGCACCGAACATCAGTGGAAGAAACCTTCTGTGGGTCGAACGCTCCAGCAATTTCTTCATCGGCTTCGGAGCGCTGTTCTTCGCTCTCAATGCAGAGACCATCGTCGATGCACTCATGCTCACCTACGGACTGTGGGGCCCGACCGTCGTCGCGCCGTTCGTCTTCGCCGTCATGTCGAAGCGGAGAGCACCTGTCGCGATCGTCGCATCAATGCTGACCGGAGCGACAGTCGCGATCGTGTGGACCTTCGTGCTGGGCGCACCGAACGACATCAACGCCATCATCGTGGCTCTGCCGGTCAACATAGCCGTCCTTGCTTGCAGCTACATGTTCATCGACAGGCCGAAGAACATTCAGACTGAAGTTGGAAAGGTGGTCACTTCATGA
- a CDS encoding LysR family transcriptional regulator, with protein sequence MSELTLKRLEYFSAVAEEGNVTRAARRLHISQPALSLQLKMLEEAVGQRLMNRTARGIALTSAGSALRAEAETMLNQAQLLKRRVVTAGEQGRGTLTLGVSPAACENFLPFTLARFRRRFPGIDVRAAVGDAPTLDDKLQAKTIDLAVTRQRHEILSESSDSDLEMTVLLEERLILAAPVDNALATKPQVNLADLAEERLIMYSRSRGPRYFDALVTACRDRGGFDPTDIVEADSLGAQIALIAGGYGVGFVTDLSSLRAAGDTVFLNCRDLKIESPTVMIARRSSAEACAFSEVARDTSVEFTEAFRDQLIGDLVHTTSRPRSNLGEDR encoded by the coding sequence ATGTCTGAGCTGACGCTCAAGCGTCTTGAGTACTTCTCCGCTGTCGCCGAGGAAGGAAATGTCACACGTGCTGCGCGCCGTCTACACATCTCGCAACCGGCCCTGAGCCTACAGCTCAAGATGCTGGAGGAAGCGGTCGGTCAGCGCCTGATGAATCGCACCGCTAGAGGCATCGCGCTGACATCGGCTGGATCTGCCCTCCGAGCAGAAGCAGAGACCATGCTCAATCAAGCTCAGCTGCTGAAGCGGAGAGTAGTCACAGCCGGAGAACAGGGCCGCGGCACTCTGACGCTAGGAGTCAGTCCAGCCGCGTGCGAGAACTTCCTCCCCTTCACTCTCGCACGGTTTCGTCGCAGATTTCCCGGTATCGACGTGCGGGCGGCCGTCGGCGATGCCCCCACCCTCGACGACAAACTCCAGGCGAAGACGATCGACCTCGCCGTCACCCGGCAGCGCCATGAAATCCTCAGTGAGAGCAGCGACTCTGACCTCGAGATGACAGTACTGCTCGAAGAAAGACTCATCCTGGCTGCGCCAGTGGACAACGCGCTGGCGACTAAACCACAGGTGAACCTCGCAGACCTGGCCGAAGAACGATTGATCATGTACAGCCGGAGCAGAGGTCCCCGGTACTTCGATGCGTTGGTCACGGCCTGCCGCGACCGGGGAGGATTCGATCCGACCGACATCGTCGAGGCAGATTCCTTAGGAGCCCAGATCGCACTCATAGCCGGGGGCTACGGCGTCGGATTCGTCACCGACCTCAGCTCCCTCCGAGCCGCCGGAGACACAGTCTTCCTGAATTGCCGGGACCTCAAGATCGAGTCTCCGACCGTAATGATTGCGCGTAGATCGTCAGCCGAGGCATGCGCTTTCAGCGAAGTCGCCCGTGACACGTCAGTGGAGTTCACCGAGGCGTTCCGAGATCAATTGATCGGCGATCTTGTGCACACAACCTCGCGACCGCGCTCCAACCTCGGTGAGGATCGATAG
- a CDS encoding patatin-like phospholipase family protein, with the protein MTNGEQPTETTRISDTALIFEGGGMRASLTSAMAVTLLNEGLSFDWVAGISAGASTAVNYLSGDRWRVRRSFVEFAKEEEFGGWRYFARGKGMFHGEYIYQRAGAPDEALPFDWDTYESSTGDMRIIAFDAKTGDEAVWSKKDTPNIDDLMIRVQASSTMPIVMPPVHLDGHVYVDGAMGEDGGIALSQAQREGFEKFVIVLTQERTYKKEPQRFPAVFRGIFRKYPALADALLTRWKRYNETRERIFALEDEGKAHVFVPDRMPVDNSTRDLARLAAAHRMGLSQARRELPALREFVYAQFV; encoded by the coding sequence ATGACGAATGGGGAGCAGCCGACGGAAACGACGCGTATCAGCGATACCGCACTCATCTTCGAAGGCGGTGGGATGCGGGCCTCACTCACCAGTGCCATGGCTGTCACCTTGCTCAACGAAGGCCTGTCATTCGACTGGGTTGCTGGCATTAGTGCGGGAGCTTCCACTGCAGTGAACTATCTGTCCGGAGATAGGTGGAGAGTGCGTCGATCGTTCGTCGAATTTGCCAAGGAAGAAGAATTCGGCGGGTGGCGCTACTTCGCTCGCGGCAAAGGGATGTTCCATGGCGAGTACATCTACCAGCGAGCAGGTGCACCCGACGAAGCACTGCCGTTCGATTGGGACACCTACGAATCGAGCACCGGCGACATGCGGATCATCGCGTTCGATGCCAAAACCGGCGACGAGGCGGTGTGGTCGAAGAAAGACACCCCGAACATCGACGATCTGATGATCCGTGTGCAGGCATCGTCGACGATGCCGATTGTCATGCCACCAGTGCACCTCGACGGGCACGTGTACGTCGACGGTGCGATGGGGGAGGACGGCGGAATCGCGTTGAGTCAGGCTCAACGCGAGGGCTTCGAGAAGTTCGTCATCGTCCTGACTCAGGAACGCACTTACAAGAAGGAGCCGCAGCGATTCCCCGCAGTCTTTCGCGGCATCTTCCGAAAGTATCCGGCCTTGGCTGATGCGCTTCTGACTCGATGGAAGCGCTACAACGAGACTCGTGAACGGATCTTCGCCCTCGAAGATGAGGGCAAGGCACACGTGTTCGTCCCCGACCGCATGCCGGTCGACAACAGCACCCGTGATCTCGCGCGTTTGGCAGCTGCCCATCGGATGGGGCTGTCACAGGCCCGTCGTGAACTTCCGGCGCTTCGAGAATTCGTCTACGCCCAATTCGTCTGA
- a CDS encoding DUF6363 domain-containing protein produces the protein MLTRWKRYNETRERIFSLEAEGKAQVFAPDRMPVDNSTRDMSQLAAAHRIGPSLACRGLPALREFVDARLI, from the coding sequence TTGCTGACGCGTTGGAAACGATACAACGAGACACGTGAGCGCATCTTCTCGCTCGAAGCCGAAGGCAAGGCACAGGTGTTCGCTCCCGACCGCATGCCGGTCGACAACAGTACTCGCGACATGTCACAACTGGCTGCCGCTCACCGGATTGGGCCATCGCTGGCGTGTCGTGGACTTCCGGCGCTTCGAGAATTCGTCGACGCCCGATTGATCTGA
- a CDS encoding universal stress protein: MRYVIGITLDRRDRDAVSLALTLARSVVAPHSVAIELVHVIRGPQPEHAQTAQEREFQQLRKDTAQEGLSKVIDLIPKTITSTATIHFADSMAEGLLDIASAGPCDLIVVGAASRGPLRRFTVGSVANALLHSASVPVALAPSGYLPPSRLTRLTCAIGTRVGAEAVLDVSVSSSVRHDVPLRLVSLIGLDTPPHSPDGRSPSDHARGLLLSASQQVDDAVEVMVDVAHGRSVDSAVERLSWDDSEIVIIGSSRLAQPKSLFLGATANKMLRSIPVPMVVIPRYPVGYGKTTNTLAL; the protein is encoded by the coding sequence ATGCGCTACGTCATCGGAATCACTCTGGACAGACGCGACAGAGACGCCGTCTCTTTGGCCCTCACTCTGGCACGCTCAGTCGTCGCTCCGCACAGTGTCGCAATCGAACTCGTCCACGTGATCCGGGGGCCACAGCCCGAACACGCGCAGACCGCTCAGGAGCGAGAGTTCCAGCAGCTGCGCAAGGACACAGCGCAGGAGGGTCTGTCGAAGGTCATCGACCTCATCCCCAAGACGATCACGTCCACAGCCACCATCCACTTCGCCGATTCGATGGCAGAGGGACTGCTCGACATCGCATCCGCCGGACCGTGCGACCTCATCGTCGTCGGGGCAGCCAGCCGCGGCCCGCTCAGAAGGTTCACGGTCGGATCCGTGGCCAACGCCCTGCTGCATTCGGCGTCGGTCCCCGTCGCGCTCGCTCCGTCGGGCTATCTCCCTCCGAGCAGACTGACACGGCTCACGTGTGCGATCGGGACGAGGGTCGGCGCCGAGGCAGTCCTCGACGTGTCCGTCAGTTCATCGGTCCGTCACGACGTCCCGCTCCGACTCGTCTCGCTCATCGGTTTGGACACACCGCCGCATTCGCCGGACGGACGTTCACCGTCCGACCATGCCCGAGGGCTGCTGCTGAGCGCGTCCCAGCAGGTCGACGATGCGGTCGAAGTCATGGTCGATGTCGCCCACGGGCGATCCGTCGACTCCGCGGTCGAGAGGTTGAGCTGGGACGACAGCGAGATCGTCATCATCGGTTCGAGCCGGCTCGCACAACCGAAGTCGCTGTTCCTCGGCGCCACCGCCAACAAGATGCTGCGCAGCATTCCCGTTCCCATGGTCGTGATTCCTCGTTACCCGGTCGGGTACGGCAAGACCACGAACACCTTGGCACTGTAG
- a CDS encoding NAD(P)/FAD-dependent oxidoreductase produces the protein MDYDLIVIGAGAIGVTIAMDAAERGLSTAVVEARSGPGTGCSYANAGLLAPSHAHPLTGFGNVRAGLQNMLNPYGPFKLAPSPENLRWITRFLRASLPGVHGKAVDIQRRLSGASSAIHRRVAESGLDTGFRQNGLLDVYRDSAAAYATTDDLDNHPLQPAFSFLNAAQLDEEIPMATGLEAGILTTEDAHCDGYRYVHAVADRAVVLGVEFHFNTPVQSLIRRNHVTRGVRAAVGDLTAEHTIVAAAEPSKRLLKPTGLHLPMISGKGYVVDVAKHPNDPDRPIGIKDEMIVATPYPDRLRLAGVMELTGSDDSVDHRRIGAMITAGECVFPDLSSRAVLETWAGLRPCIADGLPAIGRTHDRGLSVATGHGQQGLVLAPITSAIVHAQMQGHSGTPSGVDPHSISPERFRRR, from the coding sequence GTGGACTACGACCTCATCGTCATCGGGGCCGGTGCTATCGGCGTCACCATCGCCATGGACGCGGCCGAGCGCGGCCTATCAACAGCCGTCGTGGAAGCTCGTTCCGGACCAGGGACCGGGTGCTCCTATGCCAACGCCGGCCTTCTCGCTCCCAGCCACGCACATCCGCTGACAGGATTCGGCAATGTCAGAGCCGGACTGCAGAATATGCTCAATCCCTACGGCCCGTTCAAACTCGCCCCCAGCCCAGAGAATTTGAGATGGATCACTCGCTTCCTGCGGGCATCCCTACCGGGGGTGCATGGCAAAGCGGTCGATATCCAGCGTCGCCTCAGTGGGGCGAGCTCCGCGATCCACCGACGTGTCGCAGAATCGGGACTCGACACGGGGTTTCGACAAAACGGCCTGCTCGACGTCTACCGAGATTCTGCTGCTGCATACGCAACGACCGACGACCTCGACAATCACCCGCTACAACCGGCGTTCTCCTTCCTCAACGCAGCACAACTTGACGAAGAGATTCCGATGGCAACCGGTTTGGAAGCCGGAATACTCACCACAGAAGACGCTCACTGCGACGGATACAGATATGTCCATGCCGTAGCCGACCGCGCAGTTGTGCTCGGCGTCGAGTTCCACTTCAACACACCCGTACAATCACTGATCCGCCGCAATCATGTTACGCGGGGAGTAAGGGCCGCAGTCGGTGACCTGACTGCTGAACACACAATCGTAGCTGCAGCCGAGCCATCGAAGCGTCTGCTCAAGCCGACGGGCCTCCACTTACCTATGATTAGCGGAAAGGGATATGTCGTCGATGTGGCCAAACACCCGAACGACCCTGATCGCCCGATCGGCATAAAGGACGAGATGATCGTGGCAACCCCCTACCCTGATCGCCTCAGACTTGCCGGAGTTATGGAACTGACCGGGTCTGACGACTCTGTCGATCACCGACGCATCGGCGCTATGATCACAGCCGGTGAATGCGTATTCCCTGACCTATCGTCGCGGGCGGTCCTCGAAACATGGGCGGGTCTGCGCCCCTGCATCGCCGACGGTCTTCCCGCCATCGGCCGCACCCATGATCGGGGACTCTCGGTCGCGACCGGCCACGGCCAACAAGGACTGGTGCTGGCTCCTATCACTTCGGCGATCGTGCATGCTCAGATGCAAGGTCATTCGGGAACACCTTCGGGCGTCGATCCTCATTCGATCAGCCCCGAAAGGTTCCGGCGTCGCTGA
- the pdxR gene encoding MocR-like pyridoxine biosynthesis transcription factor PdxR: protein MTSPSDNARSHDQAPLRAPIEISHRSKEPLYRQLRRALEHQILAGAYSPEVALPSSRDLAHELGLSRNTVNAAVQELVATGLIEARPRSGHFVNSRLLAERRHEEDGSEPAAGSIDWEQKIRPVRDIHLPEITKTKNWQTYPYPFVAGQVDPDEFPRLAWAKALRTAMEPEHLQFSVRDAIDEDDPLLVKLLCQRVLPSRGIHVDADNVLITAGSQQGLDLLAQLLVGPDTTVGVEDPGYVDAKHAFARVGGQLFPLKVDDRGMIPPPNGLDLVYVTPSHHSPTNVTLDSSRRTQLLTHMRDSDSLIIEDDYDSEFRYRGKPTPALKALPGSEHVIYLGSFSKFLAPGLRLGYIVAEPELIRRMRRHRRYSIRHVPGHTQRAMALLIDSGQYHRTISRRRTQLRKKWETLAAALEKHLPWSVPIPAGGVSVWIEAPAHLDARLLADECLCRGVVIERGDPFFLSPDSHRNNFRLGFAAIDIESIEPGVRLLAEAIDATLADH, encoded by the coding sequence ATGACATCACCTTCCGACAACGCCCGCAGCCACGACCAAGCGCCGCTCCGAGCCCCCATCGAGATCTCACATCGGTCGAAGGAGCCGCTCTACCGGCAGCTGCGCAGAGCGCTCGAACACCAGATCCTCGCCGGTGCCTACAGCCCGGAGGTGGCGCTCCCCTCGTCACGAGACCTGGCACATGAACTCGGGCTTTCGCGCAACACCGTCAACGCTGCCGTCCAGGAACTTGTCGCCACCGGACTCATCGAAGCCCGTCCGCGCAGCGGTCACTTCGTCAACAGCCGGCTGCTCGCCGAGCGCCGCCATGAGGAGGATGGATCCGAACCTGCCGCCGGGTCCATCGATTGGGAGCAGAAGATCAGGCCTGTCCGCGACATCCACCTGCCGGAGATCACGAAGACCAAGAACTGGCAGACCTACCCGTACCCATTCGTCGCCGGACAAGTGGACCCCGACGAGTTCCCCCGACTCGCCTGGGCCAAGGCCCTGCGCACCGCGATGGAACCCGAACATCTGCAGTTCTCGGTCCGCGATGCCATCGACGAGGATGATCCGCTTCTGGTCAAACTGCTGTGCCAGCGCGTTCTGCCGAGCCGGGGCATCCATGTCGATGCCGACAATGTGCTCATCACAGCAGGATCCCAACAGGGGCTCGACCTCTTGGCACAGCTGCTCGTCGGGCCGGACACCACCGTCGGCGTCGAAGACCCCGGATACGTCGATGCCAAACATGCCTTCGCCCGCGTCGGCGGCCAACTGTTTCCCTTGAAGGTCGACGATCGTGGAATGATCCCGCCACCGAACGGACTCGACCTCGTCTACGTCACTCCCAGCCACCACAGTCCCACGAACGTCACTCTCGATTCCTCGCGTCGCACGCAGCTGCTGACCCATATGCGCGACTCGGACTCGCTCATCATCGAAGACGACTACGATTCTGAGTTCCGCTACCGCGGCAAACCCACTCCCGCACTCAAAGCCCTGCCCGGTTCCGAGCACGTGATCTATCTGGGCTCATTCTCCAAATTCCTCGCCCCGGGCCTGCGACTCGGTTACATCGTCGCGGAACCCGAACTCATCAGACGCATGCGCAGGCACAGACGCTATTCCATCCGCCACGTCCCCGGACACACCCAACGCGCCATGGCGCTGCTCATCGATTCCGGCCAATACCACCGTACGATTTCGCGTCGCCGCACCCAGCTGCGTAAGAAATGGGAGACGCTCGCTGCTGCGCTCGAGAAGCACCTGCCGTGGAGCGTGCCTATCCCCGCCGGAGGGGTCAGCGTGTGGATCGAAGCCCCTGCACATCTCGATGCGAGACTCCTCGCCGACGAATGCCTGTGCCGAGGCGTCGTGATCGAACGCGGCGATCCGTTCTTCCTCTCCCCCGACTCCCACCGGAACAACTTCAGACTCGGCTTCGCGGCCATCGACATCGAATCCATTGAACCGGGTGTGCGACTTCTCGCCGAGGCGATCGACGCAACCCTCGCCGACCACTGA